The Brassica oleracea var. oleracea cultivar TO1000 chromosome C6, BOL, whole genome shotgun sequence genomic interval CTTTTTACATGTTGTCGCCTCTGATAATGTACAAACCCAACACATGTTGTTGTACTCCTTCCTGAAAACATCAAGACACGTAAAACATCAACAACACTTTAAGAGAGGTCCTAGTGCTCATTAACTGACCTTGTTTAGGTTTACAATAGACAGTAATGGAGGGTAATTAACAAGAAACTAAAGACACAACTCATTTGAGATCACGTGCCTTTTCTCCGTTTCCTAACATGTTTTAATTACACACTCACAATGAATACTGGACTCACCTAGAAGGCTAGAACTTCTAGCGAATGAACTCACACTTTTCTCATCTAATCATAACATTTGACGAATCACACTATTCACTAGTACTAAATCAATATCAATGTAGGGTTGTAAGCTCCATCGCCATATCCGTACTGGCAAATTCACACTACCTGAGGCCAATTATTTTTTCTGTATCCACCATTCTCTCACAAAACAAACTACTGCACGGACCAGCCTGTCTAAAATGTCAGAATATGTTTGTTCCACAATGTAAAGCTAGAAATCAAATGACCAATACCGGATGAAGAGGGATGCTCTGACAAAGAACAAAGCTAATCTCGCACAATCTATTTCTAGTATTTAACTCCACACAAGACGTAGTAGCCACTTAACTGAAAGTGAAGGATGCACAAGCCATTCTAAAATGGAGTGAACAAAGTTACACAGGTCATGAAATATCCATTTCTTTATGGAGAGAAGTACTTATATCCATTCAATTTGGTAAAATTTAAAATGAAAAAAAAAAAAAAAAAAGGGTTAAACCCGGGTCTATTAAAGACACATACCTAATCTCCGGGTGGAGGTACAGAAAATTTAAAAAAAAAAAAAAAAAAAAAAAAACAGGAATCAGAAGCTTTACCTTAGTGGAGAAGACGCGTTCATGAGATTCATCCAGGATTATATTAGTAGCCTGGTCAAAACCTTTCAGAACTCCCTAATAAGCAAAACAACAGTGTTCTTTTTGCTAAGTTACTTGCTTTTAAAATCAATATAACAAAATAGAGAGAGAGAGAATAATAACATACCACAATGTTGCGTCCATCGTTGGTAATCACCGAAATAATCTCTGCAGCACCAATCCAAAAGATAAGATTTTTCAGACAAATGATGCGACAGAAGATCAAGAAGTGGCAAAAAAAAAAAAAAAAAAAAAAATCGAAAAGACAACTTACGATCGACAAGAGACTCAAGTCCAGTAGTTGTCGCCATGCTACAGTTGAAAGTCCTGAAAAGGTTACAATGATAGTTCAGCAGGAGTTTCATCGAACACTTGGTGGGCATTACGGATAACAAACATAAATCAACAGAATCCGGATAAGAACCCAGAATTACGAGAAAAAAACAAAGATCATTCCAGCATAATTCGACACCCTTCCTTTCGAAAAAGAAAAAAAAAATCTTAAAGGGAAGGAATCAAAGGAAAACGAATGTAAATTTGGTTATAGCTCATGGAAGAGGGTTCAACAGTATTCAGGACACGTATGAGGAAAACGAGAGAGAAAAGATTCTACCTTTGCTGCTTCTGAATCTAAGCCCTTTTCCTCTCAATGTTAAATCCCTAATTAAAACTCGGGTTTGTGTTTTCTTAGATTATTAAACCCGCCTTTGAACCGGTGATCCATATAAAATCCAATTCGAATTAAATTAAAAATCATCAATTTAAAAACACAATAATAAATGAATTTTTATATTGACTTAAATTTTCATTGGTTAAAAATCTTTTACTAATATAGTATTATATAATAAAATTTATTAATTTATTTGTTTATATCTCATTCATAAGTATCAGTGACTGGGCGATCCAAAAAATAATTAGATTGTGTCTAAATTCACTTTAAATACATTGAATAACTTACCATAAACAAATCAGAATCTTTTAAATCCAGATCCATGGATAAACTTAGATTAATCTTCGAAAGGAAGACATATGTTAGTCTTTTTGATTGTTCTACAAATCGATAGGCGGGCTGACCAGAGCATCTCCAACCTATAACACTATTTATTGTCAAAACCACACTATTTTAATGTAGTTTTAACACTAAAAAATGTTTTTTTCTAACCACAACACTAAACTTCACAATAAAAGTTATTTTATAATATTATATATATTTAACTATTTATTTATCATTTATTTAATTATATATTTTATTAATAAAATAAGTAAATAGTATTATAATGCGGTAAATAGTATTATATTGCGGTGAATAGTATTATAGTGTGGTGAATAATATCACACCAAATTTAATGTAAAATTATAGTGTGACATTAAAATAATATGATTTTTGTAGTTGGGTTGGAGAGGTTTTAGTGTAAAAATTACACTAAAATAGTATTTTGAGTTTGGTTGGAGATGGCCTAAGTCGAACATTTAAACAGATTTTTTTAGAAAAATTAGTTTGAAAAAATTGTTTGGCTCATGTTCAATTTGCCTAAATCATTAAGCCGACGCATACGTGATTTTTTTAACGTTTAAACCCGATTTAAAAAAAAAATTATGAAAAAATTGTTTCGCTAATATCAGATTCGCCGATTAGGCCAGCACCTAGACATCTACACCAATTTTTAGAACACCCGTTTTTCCACAGATTTTCAAAGGGAATTTTCAAATAAAAACTTATACCTATGTAGCCAAACGAGTTTAATGCCGTGGAGACAACTTCAAATAGGAATTTCCATTAAATTCACTCACTTACTAATTATATCAAATCCGTGTGTGTGTTTTTTTTAATATTATTTGTTTTCAATTTTATTAAATGTTAATTTATAAATAGAAATTAATTCCTAACACATAATTTTACTAACGAAGTTTTTTTTGAACTCTGTCTTCTTACCAAAATTTTCATCTCATTTCTTTTATTAGAAATAGAGTGAATAAGAAGTCTATAATACCAAACTGACTTTATGACTCGTGACTCGTTTTCGACCGCTTATCCGCTATTACCCATCCAGATAATAGACAGCCCCAATAAATAAAATGTGAAAGAAACCTCTCTCTCTCTCTCTCACCCATCTCTTTCTCTCACCTGTCTCTTTCTCTCTCTCCCTCACTACAGTTCCAAGGTCCTTTTAGACAGTGACGGAAACTGCTTCGGAGCTGATTTTAATTCCACTGAAAGCGATGTGAGACATCTCTTTTCCTTATCTTCTTCCTCCTCTACTCTCTCCACAAATATCTGACCGCAAGTTTTTTTTGTTCTTTCTCTTGTCTCTTCCTCCAATGTTTTCTGCAGTTGAGTGTTCCAATGCGTATCTGTAGCTCTGAAGACTGATTTCAAGTTGTCAGAAAATGGGTTCTCTCTGATTCGACTGTGAGAGCAGAAAGTGTGAGTTTTTCTTTGGGGGGGTAAGGAGAAGAAGGAGATGGAGAAAGAAGAGTTTGTCTTGCTAGACCTGAAGATTTATAGTTGGTGTAGTAGTTGGAAGTGAAGAAATTTGTACGGACAATTAGGGCTATTTGCTAATTTCATTTTAGTTTTAATTTGGTGTGTAAAACATGAATCTTTCATCATCTGGGTTTGGTCATCAGAGTCATGAAGGTAAAGTTTAAACTTGTCTCTCTTGCTTTTTGCTTTTAGTACTTGGCGTTTCAAAGAGTCTGTTTTTGTTTCTGTAAACAACAGGAGAGAAGAAGTGTTTGAACTCTGAGCTATGGCATGCTTGCGCTGGACCATTGGTCTCTCTTCCATCATCTGGTAGCCGTGTTGTCTATTTTCCTCAAGGTCACAGTGAACAGGTTCTCTATCTCTAATCTTTAATTTTGTTTTTGTGTGTGTTTTCCTCTTTGAGATTTTTTTTGTTGCATTAAATGATTTTGGAACTTGCAAACAAGTCACAAGCTAAGGAAGCCTTTATTCTATTTATAGGTTGCTGCTACGACTAATAAGGAAGTGGAAGGTCACATACCCAATTATCCAACTCTACCACCACAACTAATTTGTCAGCTCCATAATGTTACTATGCATGTGCGTAGTTTTGTTAGTTCCCTGTCCTTTTCTCTTGGGATGTTGTGTTTCGTAAGTTTATGGGTCTTTTTTGGTTTTTTATATTTTTTAGGCAGACTTGGAGACCGATGAGGTGTATGCTCAAATGGTACTTCAACCATTGACACAGGTAACACACAAGAAATGGTTTCAGTATTTGTTACAATGCAATGGTTTTTTTGAGCTGTTATTGATTTTTAGGAGGAGCAGAAGGATACATTTGTACCGATTGAATTGGGAATCCCAAGCAAGCAACCTAGCAATTACTTCTGCAAGACGCTGACGGCTAGTGATACTAGTACACACGGAGGGTTCTCTGTTCCTAGACGCGCTGCTGAGAAAGTCTTTCCTCCATTGGTGAGTACTTCTAATTAGCATAGTGGCTAATACTGTGAGATATGTTCTGAGATGTCTCGCGTTGCTGCAGGATTACACACAGCAGCCACCAGCGCAAGAGTTGATTGCAAAGGATCTCCATGACAATGAATGGAAGTTTAGGCATATCTTTCGGGGTAGGTTTCACCTTTCTTCTTTTTGTACATCCTTTTAACTACTTATAGTTGCCTTGTCTGCTTGGTTTTAATCCTTTTTTGGCTATTAAAGTAAAATATCTTAGAAAAAAAAGATTCTTCACTTGTGTGTTGCAGGACAGCCCAAACGGCATCTGCTTACTACTGGATGGAGTGTCTTTGTCAGTGCCAAGCGACTCGTAACGGGAGACTCTGTCATATTCATCAGGTCTTAACTCCTCTCTTTTTAATTCGTTATGATTACAAATATTATAACCTTTATTTCTTGCTTTTCAGGAATGAAAGGAATCAACTCCTTTTGGGAATACGTCACGCCACTCGGCCACAGACTATTGTACCATCGTCTATGTTGTCTAGTGATAGCATGCATATTGGACTCCTCGCTGCAGCTGCTCATGCGGCTGCTACTAATAGCTGTTTTACTGTGTTTTATCATCCAAGGTTGAACAACAGCTTCTTCCTCCTCTCTCAGTTTCTTACAATGCCTACACTGAAAAACATTGTCTCTTTAATGCTCTCATCAGGTCTAGCTCATCTGAGTTTGTGCTACCACTTCCTAAGTACATTAAAGCTGTTTTTCACACGCGTATTTCGGTTGGCATGCGCTTTCGTATGCTCTTTGAGACAGAAGAGTCTAGTGTTCGAAGGTAAAGTCACTTCGAAAAATGCAATTTCTACCTTTTCTGCTTGAGAAAAAAATTATCAGTTTGTCACACAACTGTTTCATATTCTGACAATGAAGTGGTGTTTTTTTTTTTCAGGTACATGGGTACTATAACTGGCATCGGTGATTTGGATTCTGTTCTTTGGCCGAACTCTCATTGGCGGTCTGTGAAGGTAAATCATATTTACACGCTTTGGTTTATAACAAGAAATCATTATTTACAATAATCTGACGATATATCCCTCATCTTGTTTCCATAATTAATCTGATATTCTTTTTCAATAATTAAGTTGCCTTTAAGCTGAGAACTTTTTTCTTAAAACTTCATTTAATATGAAAGATATAAATATTATTTGATGAAGGTTGGTTGGGATGAGTCGACGGCTGGAGAAAGACAGGCAAGGGCTTCTTTATGGGAGATTGAACCTCTTACCACTTTTCCCATGTATCCATCACTCTTTCCTCTCAGGCTCAAGCGTCCTTGGCATCCTGGTGCTTCCTCATTTCAAGGTATACACCATTGGCTCTTGGATCTGCGTCCCTTTTTACTCAAAACATACAGGATATTAGACAATCAACTATTCATTTAATGTCTTATGAGCAAAGTTGTAGATGGAGTCTAACTTTCTACATATGGAAGTCTTGCATGCAAATAGTGATGCAGATGTGATAATGTAGTTGTGAGTATGCTAGGATTCTAGATTCTTATGTCAGATTAGCTTTAAGAGAAGAGAGCCTTGGGTTGCATAACTCATTTTAGGTAATTTACACAACTCATGTAATGTTGTTACAGATAGCAGAGGTGACCTAACATGGCTTAGGGGTGGAGCTGGAGAGAACGGATTGCTTCCCTTAAACTACCCGTCTCCTAATGTATTCCCATGGATGCAACAGAGGCTCGATCTACTAGGAACCGATCAGAATCAGCAGTACCAAGCAATGTTGGCAGCCGGTTTGCAGCTAAACTTCGGAGGTGGTGGTGGTGATCCTCTGAGACAGCAGTTTGTCCATCTCCAAGAGCCAAACCACCAATATCTTCAACAGCAATCAGCTCCCATCATCCACAATTCAGATTTGCAGCAACATCACCAACAGCAGCAAATGCCACGTCATCTTCTGCAGGCTCAGCCGCAGATTCTGACTGAGAACATTCCTCAGCAGAATATGTCACAAGAAGTTAGTAACCAGGCACAACAACCTGACCGTGTGTGGCAGCATTCTGATTTGCTTTCACCTTCAGATTTTACCAACAAGTTCACATCAGCGGCTAGTAATCCAGTGCAACAACAAAACTTGACCCTTCAAGGCTCTGGAGATAGTAGTAGCCACCTGTTGAATTTCTCTATAACTGGTCAGTCTGAGCAGTTACCGACACAGGATTGGTCTCTAAAACACTCTCATCATCCTGAAACCAACTATTTTTCTGAGCCATTGTCGCTTGGACAAGCCTACGGTAGAGCAAGTCCTTCCTCTCTGGAACCTCCTCCAAGTACCCAAAACCTCTCTCTTTTCGGTGTTGATTCGGACTCTGGACTTTTCCTCCCAACCACGGTTCCTCGTTTTGGTGGTGATACCTCCTCAATGCCACTGGCAGATTCTGGATTTCAGAACAATTTGCAAGAAACTACCGAGTTAGCAGCACATGGGGTGGTTGAACACACAAATAACTTTGTTAAGGTGCTGTGTTTTTTGTCTGACTTTTTTCCATCCATTGGTTTGTTTTTATGTAACATTAATTGTATGGTGAAGGTGTATAAATCTGGATCGGTGGGGAGGTCACTGGACATATCACGGTTCAGCAGCTATAATGAGCTGAGAGAAGAGTTGGGTAAAATGTTTGACATCAGAGGGTTGTTGGAAGACGCCTTTAGATCAGGCTGGCAGCTTGTATTCGTGGACAAGGAGGATGACATTCTTCTTCTCGGCGATGATCCTTGGGAGTTAGTTCTCTTTCTCTTCCTTCCTTTTCTTCCCTTCATATGTTCTCAAGTGTGATTGAAAATGGGTGAAATTTATGCAGGTCATTTGTGAATAGCGTTTGGTACATAAAGATACTGTCGCCAGATGATGTTCACAAAATGGGTGAACATGGGTCCTTCCCACAGAACCTCACCCATTTCTGATTGATCTATCTCGTTTGGGGGCATCATCACAATGTTTCCCTTGCTTTTATCTGTTTGAATGTGTCTGTATGAACGTATCATTTCGCAAGTACACTTGGTCTGTACGCACCGTCTTAAAAACATATGTTTCTTTGGTTAACTCGTCTTGCTGTAATAATTAGACTCTTCTGTTATTGTAATGCCCCTGTGCTACTTTTTATCAGGCTTTATAAACATAGTTTAGTCAATAGCGGAAATGAAATTATATGATTTGAAAGCAAAATCTGAAGTTGGGAACTCTGAAGGAACTGATGTTCTTGGAGAAAAATTAAGGCATAAAAAAACTACAATCAAACTAATAGAAAGGGACAAAAAGGATTCATATCTGAAAGTCGGTATCAGGATAGATCACTGATAGACTAGAGTTAAACCAAGAAGCAAAAGGTTGAGAGGGACAGATCCAGAAAAGAAAACCATCTAACTGTTTCTCCACTTTCAAAATGATACACGCTTTAAGGCTCTAGACATACAAAAAGATCATCACTAAACTGTCATAAGCAATACAAACTAATCAAATACATATTGCGACTTACTTAGCGAGTCAGCAAGACAATAAGAAATGGAGTGTATCATCTCCAAAACGATCCACCACATGGGTGACGAGATAATGAATAAAAATCTATCTGCCTATCTCTGAAGACAAGAGTAACATCATAATCACACTTTAAATTATAAACATCCACAAACACAAATCGTAAAGCACTGATAATATTTCATCAGTATATATATATATAAAATAGCTATAGATAAATCCATAAAAACACTCGAATTTAACTGATAATCAACGCGACATAGATAGACGTAATATGTAGAAACTAAATTCACGAAAGGTCTGTTTTGGTAATTAGGATAGGAAGAGCCTCGAATTTAAGCAGCTTCCTTGACAGGATCAGGGATCTTGACGTAACCCAGCTTCTTCAAGCTAGCTGCATCGGACTCCTCGTTCTCGTAATCATCCTCCTCGAAATTGTACCCATGGCGATTCACAACCAGGGCCCACACGAGGTACATGGTCGCCGCGGTCAAGGCGCCGCATCCGACTCCGAACAAGAGAGCCATCACGACGCTGAGGATGTCCCTCGTGCGATCTTTGACGTTCTCGGAGACGAAAGGGAAAGACGGCTGAGAAGGACGATTCTCCTGGATCTGAGGCTTCTCGGAAGGGAGGATTCCGTGGCGGCGATTGACGAAGAAAGGGACGGTCGGGTTGGGGCTGAGGCGGCGGATCGTGAAGACGGTGACGAATCGGGTCGAGGGGAGGTCGGATTGGGGATCGAGGTTAGGGTTTTCTGGGGTTATCGAGAGGGAATAGGAGGAGATGAGGAAGGTTTTGCAGGGACGTGCGGAGGTGGTGGAGATTGAGAGGGAAGAGACGGTGATCGCGACGAGGAGGAGGAGGAGGTAAGAGGATGAGGACGACGCCATTGTTGTTGTTGTGTGTATCGTCTTTGACTTCTTCTTCTTCCTGCTTTGGAATAAAAGATGCCAGAAGATTCGGCGGAGATATTATTATTAACAAGCCCCTCTATTATTGTGTTTAACCATAAAGACTACTTAACGTTAGACACATTTTCCGTCAATGTTCGAAGCTTTACGTCGTCAACGTTACATTGGGAACGTCGGGTTTGTTTTTCTCTTTTTTTTTCTTTTCTTCAAAGAAAATTCCATAACGTAACCCTACTATCACATGACTTTTTATGTGGTAAATCCAAGCTAATTGATGAGCTCAACTTTGGTGGTGGGGACAATAACAAGAACAAGTGTGTAAGCGTTCAAATTTCTGTTTTAAATTTTTTATATGTGAATGTTTACTCGTAGCATGTTTACGGGAGAGTTTTAGGTTGGGATTCTTAGTGTAATATAAAAAATTGTCTGTTAACTTTTATAGTTAAAAGTTAAGAGACAGTTTTTTATATTCCGTTAACAACCCGAACCTAAGAACCCCCAATAAACATGCTTTTAGTGATTACAAAAATATTAATTTATCGGCCAAATGTGAATTGTTTAAGACATCTACAAGCCGCTTTACAGTTTACTACAAAAAAAATAACAAATATTCTAATCTCACTTTATGTTACACCCCCCTAAAAGAGTAAACATCAATAAATAGAATAATAATTTCATTGTTTATTTATTACTTCA includes:
- the LOC106296492 gene encoding uncharacterized protein LOC106296492 — translated: MASSSSSYLLLLLVAITVSSLSISTTSARPCKTFLISSYSLSITPENPNLDPQSDLPSTRFVTVFTIRRLSPNPTVPFFVNRRHGILPSEKPQIQENRPSQPSFPFVSENVKDRTRDILSVVMALLFGVGCGALTAATMYLVWALVVNRHGYNFEEDDYENEESDAASLKKLGYVKIPDPVKEAA
- the LOC106300467 gene encoding auxin response factor 8-like — its product is MNLSSSGFGHQSHEGEKKCLNSELWHACAGPLVSLPSSGSRVVYFPQGHSEQVAATTNKEVEGHIPNYPTLPPQLICQLHNVTMHADLETDEVYAQMVLQPLTQEEQKDTFVPIELGIPSKQPSNYFCKTLTASDTSTHGGFSVPRRAAEKVFPPLDYTQQPPAQELIAKDLHDNEWKFRHIFRGQPKRHLLTTGWSVFVSAKRLVTGDSVIFIRNERNQLLLGIRHATRPQTIVPSSMLSSDSMHIGLLAAAAHAAATNSCFTVFYHPRSSSSEFVLPLPKYIKAVFHTRISVGMRFRMLFETEESSVRRYMGTITGIGDLDSVLWPNSHWRSVKVGWDESTAGERQARASLWEIEPLTTFPMYPSLFPLRLKRPWHPGASSFQDSRGDLTWLRGGAGENGLLPLNYPSPNVFPWMQQRLDLLGTDQNQQYQAMLAAGLQLNFGGGGGDPLRQQFVHLQEPNHQYLQQQSAPIIHNSDLQQHHQQQQMPRHLLQAQPQILTENIPQQNMSQEVSNQAQQPDRVWQHSDLLSPSDFTNKFTSAASNPVQQQNLTLQGSGDSSSHLLNFSITGQSEQLPTQDWSLKHSHHPETNYFSEPLSLGQAYGRASPSSLEPPPSTQNLSLFGVDSDSGLFLPTTVPRFGGDTSSMPLADSGFQNNLQETTELAAHGVVEHTNNFVKVYKSGSVGRSLDISRFSSYNELREELGKMFDIRGLLEDAFRSGWQLVFVDKEDDILLLGDDPWESFVNSVWYIKILSPDDVHKMGEHGSFPQNLTHF
- the LOC106298641 gene encoding sm-like protein LSM8 → MATTTGLESLVDQIISVITNDGRNIVGVLKGFDQATNIILDESHERVFSTKEGVQQHVLGLYIIRGDNIGVIGELDEELDASLDFSKLRAHPLKPVVH